In Trichoderma asperellum chromosome 1, complete sequence, a single window of DNA contains:
- a CDS encoding uncharacterized protein (TransMembrane:2 (i12-31o51-71i)), whose protein sequence is MKPVVSAMQAWSCTVISFFAIIILTVLAALYRSGHEELVGGVDDPADGKAVSGTVFTAVFVYIGFFVFCGLQGMLHVRESRRGAISL, encoded by the exons ATGAAGCCCGTCGTCAGTGCTATGCAAGCATGGTCTTG CACcgtcatctccttcttcgccatcatcatcctcaccgTCCTCGCCGCCCTGTATCGATCCGGCCACGAGGAGCTCGTCGGAGGCGTGGATGATCCCGCTGATGGAAAGGCCGTCTCTGGCACCGTTTTTACTGCTGTCTTCGTCTACATT GGCTTCTTTGTGTTTTGTGGCCTGCAAGGAATGCTCCACGTTCGAGAGAGCCGAAGGGGCGCGATTTCTTTGTAA